A stretch of the Streptomyces sp. NBC_01571 genome encodes the following:
- a CDS encoding beta-ketoacyl synthase, producing the protein MSEQRRRVMVTGIGLMTAIGQSAAETWDSLLEGRCGIGPLRAYDPAPLRTGIGAEIHGFDPTRWAGRRTLRMLCRGDQLALAGATLALRDAGLDGESDLGQRTGLFLGSNKEMPRMDELIAQLQAVRADDGTPDLHLLGRTASSVVAPLFFVEGLQPAAAFHISEKYGIRGANAYFAGTADSGAMAIGRAMRTVRRGEADVVLAGGYDDATGWWAMSKMDGLGVLSTRTDLGQEAFRPFDRDRSGSVFGEGAALLVLEERAHALARGAHCYAEVTGFGAGNDCVRPPSPQPRARGLARAITRALRDAERPFPDGGYIAAHGCATPQGDASETVALHDALGTAAKSAQISSVKPQTGHLVGGAGALNAAVAALALDSGTVPATLNLHRPAPECDLDYVPLSPRHTRPDSALALARGLEGQAVAVALGRPS; encoded by the coding sequence ATGAGCGAGCAGCGCCGCCGCGTGATGGTCACCGGCATCGGCCTGATGACCGCGATCGGCCAGAGCGCCGCCGAGACCTGGGACAGCCTGCTGGAGGGCCGCTGCGGCATCGGCCCGCTGCGCGCCTACGACCCGGCCCCGCTGCGCACCGGCATCGGCGCCGAGATCCACGGCTTCGACCCCACCCGGTGGGCCGGCCGGCGCACCCTGCGCATGCTGTGCCGCGGCGACCAACTGGCCCTGGCCGGCGCCACCCTGGCCCTGCGCGACGCGGGCCTGGACGGCGAGAGCGACCTGGGACAGCGCACCGGGCTCTTCCTCGGCAGCAACAAGGAAATGCCCCGCATGGACGAACTCATCGCCCAGCTCCAGGCCGTCCGCGCCGACGACGGCACCCCCGACCTGCACCTGCTCGGCCGCACCGCCTCCTCGGTGGTCGCCCCGCTGTTCTTCGTCGAGGGACTGCAGCCCGCCGCCGCCTTCCACATCTCCGAGAAGTACGGCATCCGCGGCGCCAACGCCTACTTCGCCGGCACCGCCGACTCCGGCGCGATGGCGATCGGCCGGGCCATGCGCACCGTACGCCGCGGCGAGGCCGACGTGGTCCTCGCCGGCGGCTACGACGACGCCACCGGCTGGTGGGCGATGTCCAAGATGGACGGCCTCGGCGTCCTGAGCACCCGCACCGACCTCGGCCAGGAGGCCTTCCGCCCCTTCGACCGCGACCGCTCCGGCTCCGTGTTCGGCGAGGGCGCCGCCCTGCTCGTCCTGGAGGAACGCGCACACGCCCTGGCCCGCGGCGCCCACTGCTACGCCGAAGTCACCGGATTCGGCGCCGGCAACGACTGCGTCCGCCCGCCCAGCCCCCAGCCCCGCGCCCGCGGCCTGGCCCGCGCGATCACCCGCGCCCTGCGCGACGCCGAACGCCCCTTCCCCGACGGCGGCTACATCGCCGCGCACGGCTGCGCCACCCCGCAGGGCGACGCCAGCGAGACCGTCGCCCTGCACGACGCGCTCGGCACCGCCGCCAAGTCCGCCCAGATCAGCAGCGTCAAACCACAGACCGGGCACCTGGTCGGCGGCGCCGGCGCACTGAACGCGGCCGTCGCCGCGCTCGCCCTGGACAGCGGCACCGTGCCCGCCACCCTCAACCTGCACCGCCCCGCCCCCGAGTGCGACCTCGACTACGTCCCGCTCAGCCCCCGCCACACCCGCCCCGACAGCGCCCTGGCCCTGGCCCGCGGCCTGGAGGGGCAGGCCGTCGCCGTCGCCCTGGGACGGCCCTCGTGA
- a CDS encoding 3-hydroxyacyl-ACP dehydratase FabZ family protein: MTTTAPQTAPQGAATTAPQTATAPQTATTPQTAAVAQAPAGTGGLPAFDRLLELAEGERAVAVRNVPATLACFTAHFPRHPVLPGVLLLESLAALARTAAGPGAWRLAGVRGVRFKHFVGPGDQVHLTVEVSEHSRQRTECRATARVEGRVVATVRALTLVSATTTWEGTA, translated from the coding sequence ATGACCACCACCGCCCCGCAGACCGCCCCGCAGGGTGCCGCCACCACCGCCCCGCAGACCGCCACCGCCCCGCAGACCGCCACCACCCCGCAGACCGCCGCCGTCGCGCAGGCGCCGGCCGGCACCGGGGGACTGCCGGCCTTCGACCGGCTGCTGGAACTCGCCGAGGGCGAACGGGCCGTGGCCGTGCGCAACGTGCCGGCCACCCTGGCGTGCTTCACCGCCCACTTCCCGCGCCACCCCGTCCTGCCCGGCGTGCTGCTGCTGGAGAGCCTGGCCGCCCTGGCCCGCACCGCCGCCGGCCCGGGCGCCTGGCGCCTGGCCGGCGTGCGCGGGGTGCGCTTCAAGCACTTCGTCGGCCCCGGCGACCAGGTGCACCTCACCGTCGAGGTGAGCGAACACAGCCGGCAGCGCACCGAATGCCGGGCCACCGCCCGGGTCGAGGGCCGGGTGGTCGCCACCGTCCGCGCCCTGACCCTGGTCAGCGCCACGACGACCTGGGAGGGCACAGCATGA
- a CDS encoding beta-ketoacyl synthase, translating to MTRVAITGVGAVTPLGNDADSTWQSLAAGRSGVGPLTTFDASGFPVRIAAQVKDFDAATAIPARVGRKHLSRVGQFGVAAAWEALRNAGADELGEDVYPFDERGVAMGASVGRPELQALLDVGHLRATTGRPDAFLCHPPAVTLTDDQNVPLSAMARMMSATGPMIGISTACSGSGHAIGEAFRAIQEGDAQLMVAGGYDSLTTWLDLLGFSLLGALTDRHNDDPEHASRPFDADRSGFVVGEGAVAVVLEDLDAARERGAPVLGEVLGYGSTLNAWRITDSPPDGSGAIQAMQAALAESGVGTGGIDYVVAHGTSTHGNDQSETVAIKKVFADDARRLVVSAPKSMAGHLTSASLGLGVLAALGAIRHRLVPPTVNLDQPDRGLDLDYVPHTARPMPVDAALINAFAFGGSNTSLVIGAPREDT from the coding sequence ATGACCCGTGTAGCCATCACCGGAGTGGGGGCCGTCACCCCGCTCGGCAACGACGCCGACAGCACCTGGCAGTCGCTGGCCGCCGGACGCAGCGGCGTCGGCCCGCTCACCACCTTCGACGCCTCCGGCTTCCCGGTGCGTATCGCCGCCCAGGTCAAGGACTTCGACGCGGCCACGGCGATCCCCGCCCGGGTGGGACGCAAACACCTCTCCCGGGTCGGCCAGTTCGGCGTCGCGGCCGCCTGGGAGGCACTGCGCAACGCGGGCGCCGACGAACTCGGCGAGGACGTGTACCCCTTCGACGAGCGCGGTGTCGCCATGGGCGCCAGCGTCGGCCGGCCCGAACTGCAGGCCCTCCTCGACGTCGGTCACCTGCGCGCCACCACCGGCCGCCCGGACGCCTTCCTGTGCCACCCGCCGGCCGTCACCCTGACCGACGACCAGAACGTGCCGCTGAGCGCCATGGCCCGGATGATGTCCGCGACCGGCCCGATGATCGGCATCTCCACCGCCTGCTCCGGATCCGGGCACGCCATCGGGGAGGCCTTCCGCGCCATCCAGGAGGGCGACGCCCAGCTGATGGTCGCCGGCGGCTACGACTCCCTGACCACCTGGCTCGACCTGCTCGGCTTCAGCCTGCTGGGCGCCCTGACCGACCGTCACAACGACGACCCCGAGCACGCCTCACGGCCCTTCGACGCCGACCGCTCCGGCTTCGTGGTCGGCGAGGGCGCCGTCGCCGTGGTCCTGGAGGACCTGGATGCCGCCCGCGAACGCGGCGCACCGGTCCTCGGCGAGGTCCTCGGCTACGGCTCCACCCTCAACGCCTGGCGCATCACCGACTCGCCGCCCGACGGCTCCGGCGCGATCCAGGCCATGCAGGCGGCACTGGCCGAGTCGGGCGTGGGCACCGGCGGCATCGACTACGTCGTCGCGCACGGCACCAGCACCCACGGCAACGACCAGTCCGAGACCGTCGCCATCAAGAAGGTGTTCGCCGACGACGCCCGCCGCCTGGTCGTCAGCGCCCCCAAGTCGATGGCCGGCCACCTCACCTCGGCCAGCCTGGGCCTGGGCGTGCTGGCCGCACTCGGCGCGATCCGCCACCGCCTGGTCCCGCCCACCGTCAACCTCGACCAGCCCGACCGCGGCCTCGACCTCGACTACGTGCCGCACACCGCCCGCCCGATGCCGGTGGACGCGGCCCTCATCAACGCGTTCGCGTTCGGCGGCAGCAACACCAGCCTCGTCATCGGCGCCCCGCGGGAGGACACATGA
- a CDS encoding 3-hydroxylacyl-ACP dehydratase, with the protein MRFHLIDRIETWTPREHITARKVTSVDETYWQDTGSGPALPFGLALEALCQSATWLIMLSTDHRLRAALLAVGEATAHRAVRPGEVLRMRATIESMTEEAALLDGTVTADGEDVLSASGILCALIDAERLDDPADTRRMAHQLQGGGPVG; encoded by the coding sequence ATGCGATTCCATCTGATCGACCGGATCGAGACCTGGACGCCGCGGGAGCACATCACCGCGCGCAAGGTCACCTCCGTCGACGAGACCTACTGGCAGGACACCGGGAGCGGACCGGCACTGCCCTTCGGGCTGGCCCTGGAGGCGCTGTGCCAGTCGGCGACCTGGCTGATCATGCTCTCCACCGACCACCGGCTGCGTGCCGCGCTCCTCGCCGTCGGCGAGGCCACCGCGCACCGCGCCGTACGCCCCGGGGAGGTACTGCGCATGCGGGCCACCATCGAGTCGATGACCGAGGAGGCCGCCCTCCTGGACGGCACCGTGACCGCGGACGGCGAGGACGTCCTGAGCGCGAGCGGCATCCTGTGCGCGCTCATCGACGCCGAGCGCCTCGACGACCCGGCCGACACCCGGCGCATGGCGCACCAGCTGCAGGGCGGAGGGCCGGTGGGATGA
- a CDS encoding SDR family NAD(P)-dependent oxidoreductase — MKLKDRTALVTGASRGIGRAIALALAEQGAAVAVNYRSRQEDAAAVVKEIETAGGRAVAIGADVADPQQAARLVQEATRLLGSLDVLVNNAGTSDDGLIYDAPPDAWLNVMKVNFGGAYHCTHAVMEQFMAHGDATIVNISSAMGERGWIGQANYSASKGALNSFTRCAAIELARFGVRVNAVLAGFTPTDLVDGVMQRDGGRSIKRQIPLRRFATVEQVAAAAVFLAGPDSGYTTGELLCVDGGFSAQLGIGRP, encoded by the coding sequence ATGAAGCTGAAGGACCGCACCGCCCTGGTCACCGGTGCCTCACGCGGCATCGGCCGGGCCATCGCCCTGGCCCTGGCCGAGCAGGGGGCGGCCGTCGCCGTCAACTACCGCTCCCGGCAGGAGGACGCCGCCGCGGTCGTCAAGGAGATCGAGACCGCGGGCGGCCGGGCCGTGGCGATCGGCGCCGACGTCGCCGACCCGCAGCAGGCCGCCCGCCTGGTGCAGGAGGCCACCCGCCTCCTCGGCTCCCTCGACGTGCTCGTCAACAACGCGGGCACCAGCGACGACGGCCTCATCTACGACGCGCCGCCGGACGCCTGGCTGAACGTCATGAAAGTCAACTTCGGCGGCGCGTACCACTGCACGCACGCCGTCATGGAGCAGTTCATGGCCCACGGCGACGCCACGATCGTCAACATCTCCTCGGCCATGGGCGAGCGCGGCTGGATCGGCCAGGCCAACTACTCGGCCTCCAAGGGCGCGCTGAACTCCTTCACCCGCTGCGCGGCGATCGAACTCGCCCGCTTCGGCGTGCGGGTCAACGCGGTCCTGGCCGGGTTCACCCCGACCGACCTGGTGGACGGGGTGATGCAGCGCGACGGCGGCCGCAGCATCAAGCGGCAGATACCGCTGCGCCGCTTCGCCACCGTCGAGCAGGTCGCCGCGGCAGCGGTGTTCCTGGCCGGACCCGACTCCGGCTACACCACCGGCGAACTGCTCTGCGTCGACGGCGGGTTCTCCGCCCAGCTGGGCATCGGCCGTCCGTAA
- a CDS encoding acyl carrier protein, translating to MSETLTSTSTDYFHAVQAAIADALGIDESEAVAEATLLGQLGAESIDLLDILFRIERATKVKITVADIAALLQGGIPDEEFGDENEVVNDTGLTHLEKVLPQFDRSQLAEPLTAEGVLGLFTVQNLTDLLTERAAAQNAA from the coding sequence GTGTCCGAAACCCTGACTTCCACCTCGACCGACTACTTCCATGCGGTCCAGGCCGCCATCGCCGACGCCCTCGGCATCGACGAGTCCGAGGCGGTTGCCGAGGCGACCCTGCTCGGACAGCTGGGCGCCGAGTCGATCGACCTGCTCGACATCCTCTTCCGCATCGAGCGCGCCACCAAGGTGAAGATCACCGTGGCCGACATCGCCGCGCTGCTCCAGGGCGGCATCCCCGACGAGGAGTTCGGTGACGAGAACGAGGTCGTCAACGACACCGGCCTCACCCACCTGGAGAAGGTCCTGCCGCAGTTCGACCGCAGCCAGCTCGCCGAGCCGCTGACCGCCGAGGGCGTGCTGGGCCTGTTCACCGTGCAGAACCTGACCGACCTGCTGACCGAGCGGGCCGCGGCGCAGAACGCCGCCTGA
- the fabD gene encoding ACP S-malonyltransferase: MIDNFFTMFPGQGSQRAGMAGHLLREHPRTAGRVLARAQDATGLPLTALCSTAGEEELAPTEIAQPAIVATSLAVLEVLREEAGFVPAVVAGHSLGEYTALVAAGVLGADEALRLVRRRGELMAGVSRRAGGAMTAVLGLDPARIEEICAGCAPLGVVEIANYNEPGQTVISGQRAAVEEAARRALAAGAERVVALKVSAPFHCSLMRAIEDEFAAELERVTFAAPRLPVISSVTGTLVRDGAHARDLLRRQLAGPVRWVDVLGAAGAHGTGGCLEAGPGRVLSGFANRTGVHSVVRSTHDARRITALLRELRQESAPDAAA; this comes from the coding sequence ATGATCGACAATTTCTTCACGATGTTTCCCGGGCAGGGCTCGCAGCGCGCGGGCATGGCCGGGCATCTGCTGCGTGAGCACCCCCGCACCGCCGGACGCGTCCTGGCGCGCGCGCAGGACGCCACCGGCCTGCCGCTGACCGCGCTGTGCAGCACGGCGGGGGAGGAGGAGCTGGCCCCGACCGAGATTGCCCAGCCCGCCATCGTCGCCACCAGCCTCGCGGTGCTCGAAGTGCTGCGCGAGGAGGCCGGGTTCGTGCCGGCCGTGGTGGCCGGGCACAGCCTGGGCGAGTACACGGCGCTGGTCGCCGCCGGGGTGCTGGGCGCCGACGAGGCGCTGCGGCTGGTGCGCCGCCGCGGCGAGCTGATGGCCGGCGTCTCGCGCCGGGCCGGCGGGGCGATGACGGCCGTACTGGGCCTCGACCCCGCCCGGATCGAGGAGATCTGCGCCGGCTGTGCCCCGCTGGGCGTGGTGGAGATCGCCAACTACAACGAGCCGGGCCAGACGGTGATCTCCGGGCAGCGCGCGGCGGTCGAGGAGGCCGCCCGCCGCGCGCTGGCGGCCGGCGCCGAACGGGTGGTGGCGCTGAAGGTCTCGGCGCCCTTCCACTGCTCGCTGATGCGGGCGATCGAGGACGAGTTCGCCGCCGAACTGGAGCGCGTCACCTTCGCCGCACCCCGGCTGCCGGTGATCAGCTCGGTCACCGGCACCCTGGTGCGCGACGGCGCGCACGCCCGGGACCTGCTGCGCCGTCAGCTGGCCGGGCCGGTGCGCTGGGTGGACGTGCTGGGCGCCGCGGGAGCGCACGGGACGGGCGGCTGCCTCGAGGCCGGCCCCGGCCGGGTGCTGAGCGGCTTCGCCAACCGCACCGGCGTCCACTCCGTGGTGCGCAGCACCCACGACGCGCGCCGCATCACCGCGCTGCTGCGCGAGCTGAGGCAGGAGTCCGCCCCTGACGCCGCCGCCTGA
- a CDS encoding TetR/AcrR family transcriptional regulator has translation MVRMSADERRESVIRAALSEFARGGYDGTSTEAVARRAGVSQPYLFRLFAGKRALFLAAARRCLADTTRLFAEATEGLSGEEALGAMANAYTRVILKEPERLLMQMQVYVAVAACEARGDAGFGEAVRAEWQRLWDTVHLPLGADTGRTTTFMAYGMLVNVLVSLGFPPDHPVWDGLYPAARAAARPSAPQRAAPPD, from the coding sequence ATGGTGAGGATGAGTGCAGACGAGCGGCGCGAGAGCGTCATCCGCGCGGCCCTGAGCGAGTTCGCCCGGGGCGGGTACGACGGCACCTCCACCGAGGCCGTCGCCCGGCGCGCGGGGGTGTCGCAGCCGTACCTCTTCCGCCTCTTCGCGGGCAAGCGGGCGCTGTTCCTCGCGGCGGCGCGGCGCTGCCTGGCCGACACCACACGGCTGTTCGCCGAGGCGACCGAGGGGCTGAGCGGCGAGGAGGCGCTGGGCGCGATGGCCAACGCGTACACCCGCGTCATTCTCAAGGAACCGGAACGGCTGCTGATGCAGATGCAGGTGTACGTCGCGGTGGCGGCGTGCGAGGCGCGGGGCGACGCCGGGTTCGGCGAGGCGGTCCGCGCCGAGTGGCAGCGGCTGTGGGACACCGTCCATCTGCCGCTCGGCGCGGACACCGGCCGGACCACCACGTTCATGGCGTACGGGATGCTGGTCAACGTCCTGGTCTCCCTGGGGTTTCCGCCCGACCACCCGGTCTGGGACGGCCTGTACCCGGCGGCACGGGCCGCGGCGCGGCCGTCGGCGCCGCAGCGGGCGGCTCCGCCGGACTGA